From the Emys orbicularis isolate rEmyOrb1 chromosome 19, rEmyOrb1.hap1, whole genome shotgun sequence genome, the window CTTCAAAGAGAAGCTGAACGACACCTACATCCCCGTGGATCTCTACAGCGAGAAAACCTGCCTGAAAGTAGAGTTGCCGGAGTCAGAGACCAACTACAGCGTCGTCCTCCTCCGGTGTAAGCCATCCTGGGGGTCGGGCTGCCCCCTCGGGGCTTCGTGGGCCTCCTGTGGCTTCGCTCAGGATGTGCTACGCCTGCTCCATCCAGCAGTGCGGGGTTAGGTTTGCCTGGCTACTGCCCGCCTGGGCTTCGCTGGATGCCACGTCGTTTAGAAGAACCCAGCTAGTCTCCCATGGGGGTCTTGGGGTGAGCCCCTTGAAACTGCCCTTTGGGCGGATGGGGGAAACGGAGGAGATCTGAGGAGAAGGTGGTGAGGACAGGTGGTGGCACCTAACTCTGCTGGGAGCTTGGTCCAGCTGCTTCGGGCCTAGAACGGGCTCCTGGCGGTACCAGGTATCTGTTAGAGGACGTTACAGCACATGTCAGCCCGAGGTCTACGGTTCCTtctttgcttggggggggggggggaagggggagaccaGCGCTCACCCAACATGGGCTGTATACGCCTCTGGAAGAGAAGCAGGGTGCATCCATCcgtttcctccagccccagggcacttTGGTGCCATCCACAGCAACGCCGTGTTAGACTCCTTGGCCTGAGATTCACCAGCTTTATAGCAGCGTCTGGGCCTTGGGGCCGTTTATACGGAGACAGGATCCATTTGCCCCACGTCCAGGCATATCCAGCTCGGGGGTCTGCCTCTGTCCGTCGTGCTGGGTATGTCCCAGCCGCTCCCCGCGGACTGCTGGGCCCGGGCCATGTTGTCACGTGGGCTCAGCACCAAGTAACCAGGTTGGGGGCTTCTCTGATACCGTCTGGTCTCTTTTAGGGTTTGACCCCAAGCTCTGCCTGGTTTCCTTCCTGGGCCTGCTCCTGTTTTTCTCCGGGGATTTACTGAGCAGGTGAGTCACCCGTGCTGGAAGACCAGACCACTGCCGTCCTATGCGCTCGACCCCCCCCCAGTCTCTGTGTTAATGGTCTGGGCCACACGGCGGAAACGCGACCTGAGGGATGCCGCTGTTGACTTGCGCTGCTGTGCCCAGGTGCAGCAGGGCATCTCGGAGCGGTGCCCGCCCCAGCCTTGCCCCTGTCCCTCAATAGCTATGTAAACCAAGGGCTGCTAACATCCACAGCTGGGTGGCCGCCTACCAGCTCGCAGGCTGTGGCCTGGTGTCCCAGCAGTGTAGCTCGCCTTGGCTCAGGCCTGTCGCTCCGCGGAGCTTGGCTTTGTGCAGGCCCCTCTTACCAGAGCTCCCTTTTAACGCTCCCGAGGCGGCCGGCGCGTTGGCGTCCTGCTGGCCGGGGGGTGTCGGCCTGAAGCTCTGTTCGCGCTGTGTCCGGGCGGGCGGACGGACGTCTCTCGAGCTCACCCGCCCTGCGTGATCTCCGCAGGAGTCAGCTCTTCCACTACTCAGCTGGGATAAGCATCGGGATGCTGGCCTCGCTGCTGATCCTCATCTACGTGATGGCCAAGGTGATGCCCAAGGTGAGGCTGCGGTTCCGGGCTGGGAATCGGGCGCTACGGAGCCGGAACTGACCACGCCGAAGGGCTATAACTTGGGAATGTGGTTACGAACTCCCGTACCCTGCGGCTCTCCGGTCCGGGCTGTGCTGGGGGGAAACGCGAAAGAGCCTTTCAGTGCCCAGGTGCCAGAGGCAGGAATGCTGGGGTAGGGCGGTTCCGGTGTCTAACCCCTGCTCTGAGCAAGGTAGACGGTGGTTCAAGCGTCTTGCTGGGCTGCAGCTCACACAGCTGGTAACAGCTATGCAGCGGCTCGTGCTGGTGCTAAAAACGTGCCACCCCAGCGTGGAGGTGGTCTGGGTGTCGGGAGAGCTGGTGGCTGTCCGTGGAGGGGACGGATCAGAAGAACACCCCCATGGTCTGGCTCACGTAGGGTAgcacccagctgagatcagggcccccttgccTCTGCACAGTGAGTGACAGGCAGCGTCTGCAGCCGAACTAggcaaggggtgggaggggaaagagaggccgAGGAGTAGAGCCACCTGCTCCAGGTCACGTGGCAgacctgggaacagaacccaggtccgGTACCTGCCCCGCTAGGCTGCGCTGCCCCTTGACATAGGACCTGTCTAGCAGTCAGTCTTTCCCTGGGGTGAACGTCAAACAGCGGCAGTTCGGCTCTAGCACGCACGTGGAAGCACCTGTCTTGTTCTCACATCTTTCCATCTGCCCTAGAAAAGTCCCATCTACTTCATCCTAGTGGGAGGCTGGTCCTTCTCCCTCTACCTCATCCAGCTGGTCTTCAGAAACTTACAAGAGATCTGCAAGTCCTACTGGCAATATCTCCTGGGTGAGTGCCTCTCGGCGCCTAATGCAAAGGCAGGTTCGCCTGGTTGTATGACGGTGgcgtgggagaggctgggacttcCACGCCCGTCTCCCTTCTACGCAGCTACAAACGGGGCTGTTGGTCAGCTGCCGGCGGCAGCTTCCAGgaaagggtggtgggaggaggggggcgggggcacgGGAAGGAGCGGTTACGTGGTGCATGCTGCATGGGCTGCACCAACGATCAGGATGCTTCCCGCCCTACCTGCTCTGTGCAGTCCTCGTTCTACGGGGCAGGCGTGGAATTCCTGGCTGATTTCACGGGGGGCCTGGCCGTGAACTTGCTGATGAGTCTGTGAGGGACCCTGGGCCCAAAAGGAGGTGGCGGTGCCGGGCGTCCGTCCTGTTCATAGCGGCCTCCGTTGAATTCCCTCTTGCCTGCTCTCTCCGCCCTCTCCCAGGCTACATGCTGCTGGTGGGCTTCGCCAGCTTCGCCGTGTGCTACCGGTACGGCCCGCTGGAGAACGAACGCAACATCAACCTGCTGACGTGGAGCCTGCAGCTTCTGGGCCTGCTGCTCATGTACTTGGGCATCCAAATCCGGCCCATCGCCCTGGCGCTGATCGCCATTGCCGTCTGCACCAAGAACCTGGAGTACCCCGTCCAGTGGCTCTGCGCCACCTACAGGTGATTCCACAGCTCCGGGCGCGCCGGCTGCGCTGGCCACGGGATCTAGGTCGGCCACTGCCGGCGGGGCGGGGAGGCGGCGACGAACGCTCACGCAGAAGGAGTCTGGCCCTGGCCAAGGAGCCGACTGGCTCTGTTAACAGCACAGCCGCGCAAAGCATGCATGCCGTGGAGTGGCTGAATGACAGTAGGGGATGCGGGGCCCCGGGTGCGTTTGGCTAAGAAGGGAGTTCCCAAGCCAGAgccgtggggagggagggatcggCTGCATGAAACCTGAGCCCGGGGGCCAGTCGCTCGTGCTTGGACGTTCATCGTTCGCCTTTACCGGAGGGGTCTCTGGCCAAGGGCAGGATTTTCTGATGTGCCcggcgcagggccggctccaactttgccactgccccaagcggcacaaaaaaaaaaagccgattggcggcactttggcggcagctcaattgcgcCGCTTCATAATCGGCagtaattcggcagcgggtccttcactccctctcttcctcttcggcggcacttcagcggcagctcaaagaggaagagagggactgagggacccgccgctgaattcctgccgaagacccggaggtgccgccccgataccggacggcgtgccgcccctttgtattggccgtcccaagcacctgcttccttcaccggtgcctggagccggccctggcccagcgtgggcctggctctgctcccaAGGGTGAGGAGCAGGGTAAGACTttatggcaggggtaggcaacctatggcatgcgtaccaaaggcggcacgcgagctgattttcagtggcactcacactgcccgggtcctggccaccggtcgggggggctctgcattttaatttaattttaaatgaagcttcttaaacattttaaaaaccttatttactttacagacaacaatggtttagttatatgttatagacttagagagagagagaccttctaaaaacgttgacatgtatgactggcacacaaaAGCTTAACttagggtgaataaatgaagactcggcaccccacttccgaaaggttgccaacccctgctttatGGGGTCATACCCAACCTGGCCACTGTGTGGCACCAACACCTGCTTGGTGATGGAGGCTGGTCTTTAAGAACTGAATTTTCCCCTGTGTCCTCGCTGCTGTCTGGGGGTGTCTCTGTAttctggggcaggatggggtcACCCCTCTTGTGGGAGCGGTGACCAGCTCTCCCCCTCTGGTGCCGGTGGGGAAGCCGGCTCCCAAACTGGGCTCGGCAGAGTTAAACAGGTGGGCAGATAGCTGTGTGGATCCATTCGGCGCCTGTAGGCCAGGCCAGCGGATTCCAGCCAGTAACTTCTGCGTCCGGCTCCTAGctactcagggctggggggcgccTGGCCCGGTAGAGGCTCCAGCAGCTCTCCGTAGGACTGAGCGGCGCCTCGAGGCGGGGAACCGCTGCTAACGCCGCTGCTGTGCTGGCAGGAAGGTGCAGAAAGCCACAGCGAAGCCAAGCCCCCCTCGCCTGCTGACCGAGGAGGAGTACCGGCTccagggggaggtggagacgcGCAGGGCCCTGGAAGAGCTGCGCGGCTACTGTAGCAGCCCAGAGTTCTCCGCCTGGACTGTGG encodes:
- the NEMP1 gene encoding nuclear envelope integral membrane protein 1, whose protein sequence is MTARAEVRGAAMAGGMKPAPGRRRLLGTLVLVLLVGGAGAGAEGAKQTVIRLEEGQVRNATAPRQFCYTNAETPKWHDIWTRMQIRVVSNKMIRVTQVENEEKLRELEEFNMWNFVFSFFKEKLNDTYIPVDLYSEKTCLKVELPESETNYSVVLLRWFDPKLCLVSFLGLLLFFSGDLLSRSQLFHYSAGISIGMLASLLILIYVMAKVMPKKSPIYFILVGGWSFSLYLIQLVFRNLQEICKSYWQYLLGYMLLVGFASFAVCYRYGPLENERNINLLTWSLQLLGLLLMYLGIQIRPIALALIAIAVCTKNLEYPVQWLCATYRKVQKATAKPSPPRLLTEEEYRLQGEVETRRALEELRGYCSSPEFSAWTVVSRIQSPKRFADFVGGASHLTPNEVSVHEQEYSLGGLFVEDQLFEEDEDDSFEGEGRADFSVSRNHLGFE